The following is a genomic window from Leptospira selangorensis.
CCAGTTAAAAGCGACTGCCATCTATTCAAATAACACCAATGTGGATATCACCAACGACGCGAGTTGGTCTACTGTAGATTCATCCGTTATTCAAATGACTGCTTTGATCACAGGCCAAGCAAAAGGAGTGAATGACGGGACCACTGATGTCTCGATTGATTACCTTGGTAAAACCGATGCCATTGCTTTGACAGTAACTGCTTCTCCGTTAACCAATATTTCTATCGTTTGTGATAATTCCCATACGGATCTTCCCCAGGGAACAACTAGGCAATGTAAATTGATGGGGGATTTTGCAGATGGAACACATCAGGATCTTACAAATGATCCGGATGTGTTATGGGATTCCGATAATAGTACGATTGCATCAGTTGACAGCCAAGGTTTAGTATATGGCGCTTCGGTAGGTGGGCCCGCACATATCACTGCGGATTTCGGATCCCTCTCCGCAAATATTGCAGTTACAGTAAGTAATGCGACTTTAGTTTCCATTTCAGTCACTCCTAGTAATAATTCTTATCCTTTAGGAAGCACCCAACAGTATTCTGCAGTCGGAACTTATAGTGATAATACCACCCAAAACATCACAGTCCAAGTTGCTTGGTCTTCTTCCGATACTTCCGTTGCTATCATTGATAATAGTACGAATAAGGGTCTTTTAGATACCGAGGCAATAGGAACAACAACAATCACCGCGAGCCTAGGGGCAGTCAGTGCGACCACACAAGCAACGGTAACCTCCGCGGTTCTTACAAAGATCATTATCACGCCTGCAAATCCGAAAGTAGCTAACGGGAATTATTTGAGTATGACCGCTACAGGAATTTTTTCGGACGGTACTTCTTCCGATATTTCCGCGCAAACAACCTGGTCTAGCCAAGACACCAATATAGCAACAGTGTCTAACGGAGCAGGCCTACAAGGAAGAGTTACCGGTAATAGTGTTGGCACTACGAATATTACTGCTGCAATTGGAGGAGTCAGCCAAACGATCTCTTTTGAAGTGACTGCTGCGACATTAAGCTCCATCCAAGTGATCGCGGACCAGTCTTCCATTCATAAAGGAACAATTACATTCGTATTAGCGACAGGTATTTATTCAGATGGCTCTTCTCGAAACATAAGCGATCAGGTTTCCTGGTCTATTTCAGGTACTAATGTATTGTTACTAGGCAATTTGAATTCTATTCCAAAACAGAAAGTACAATCTCCTGATTCGGGGTCATTGGGAACCGTGACTGTGACTGCAACTTCGGGAGCGATCAACGGCACTACAGACATCACTGTGACTGCAGCTAGTTTACAAGCTATCCAAGTAAATCCTACAAATCCTACGGTCGCGAAAGGATTAATGCAGGCATTCACTGCAATAGGTACATACTCGGATAATTCCACCCAAGATATCACTCACTCGGTGGCCTGGAGTTCTTCCGATACGAATATCGCTACAATCAGCAATGCCTCAGGAACGAATGGGCAAGCAACTACCGTGACTACAGGTAGCACAAATATTAGCGCCACCTTAAGTAGTGTTGTTTCTCCTGATAGTACATTAACGGTCACGAATGCGACTTTAGATTCGATCACGATCACTCCGGGTAATCCAAGTGTTCCGAAAGGTACTTCTCTTGGTTTAACTGCGACTGGAATTTATACGGACGGAACAAGTTCGAATATCACCACTCAGGTCACTTGGAGTAGTTCGAATCCTTCAATTGCTACTGTGGACAATACGGTTGGGCAAGAAGGTAAAGCCTCAGGTGTAAATACTGGAACCACGAATGTATCCGCACTTCTTTCGGGAAAAACGGCGACTGTTTCCTTTAAGGTAACTTCTGCCACTCTAACTTCTATCCAAGTGATCCCTAGTAATACATCTATTCCGAAAGGAACATTTACTTATGTGGAAGCGAAGGGTGTATACTCGGATGGAACTTCTCAAAATATCAGCGACCAAGTCATCTGGAATAGTTCTGATACAAGTATCGTACAGATTGGAACCTTAAATTCGGATCCTAGGATGAAAGTGTTCTCTCAGAACAGCGGAAATATCGGAACTTCTACGATCACTGCCTCTATCAATGGTACGAATGGAACTTCGAGTGTAGAAGTGACTAACGCGACTCTCTTGTCGATCCAAGTCAATCCTACTAATCCGAGTGTCGCATTAGGTGTAGGACAAAATTTCACTGCAGTTGGAACATATACCGATGATACTACTAAGGATCTTACCGATCAGGTCACCTGGGATTCTTCCGACACGAGTGTAGCAACAATTAGTAATAGTTCCGGAACAAGAGGCAACGCGACCAGCTTATCATTAGGAAATACGAATATAACTGCGACATTAGGAGTCACAACTTCTCCCGCGAGCGTATTGACTGTTACGAATGCAACTCTGCAATCTATTACAATCACTCCGGGTAATCCAAGTACTCCTAAGGGCAGAAGTATAAATCTGATTGCGACGGGTATTTTCACCGACGGTTCTTCCAGTGACATCACCACTCAGGTTACTTGGGCAAGTGATTCTAACTCTATTGTAAGTATTGATAATTGGCTTGGAACAGAAGGTAGAGCAACCGGTGTGAATACAGGGAACACCAATGTATCTGCGACATTAGGAAGTGTTACTGGAACTTCTCCTTTCAGAGTAACTTCTGCAATTCTTTCCTCAATTCAAGTGACTTCGGATGAAAATCCTCTGCACCAAGGAACATCCACTTTTGTATTAGCTACCGGCGTATATTCCGACGGAAGCACGTTGAACATAAGCGATCAAGTGACTTGGAATACTTCCGATTCTTCCGTCATCCAATTGGGAACTGTTAATTCAATACCTAAAAAGAATATCATGGCCACAGGAGGAAGCCTCGGCACTTCGACGGTCAGCGCTACTTTGGGAGCGGTCACCGGTTCTTCCGATATTACTGTCATCGCAGCCGCGTTAGTCTCTATCCAAGTCACTCCTACGAATCCGAGTGTGGCTTCGGGACTCACTCAAAGTTTTATGGCGACTGGAACTTATACGGATGGAACTACTCAAGACCTGACCAACCAAGTGGTTTGGAGTTCTGCAAATACGAGCGTCGCAACGATCAGCAATTCCGCAGGAAGCAGAGGTCTCGCTTCCACATTCTCCACCGGAACTTCGAACATCACTGCAACTTATAGTGGAGGTCCGAGTGCATCCACTACTCTGACCGTAACTGCTGCGATTTTAGAAACGATCACGATCACTCCTTCTCTTCCTTCCGTTCCAAGAGGAAGAAGTTTGGATCTAGTCGCTACCGGAACTTATTCCGACGGAAGCTGGATGGATCTGACTACTCAGGTCACCTGGGGAAGCAATAATACATCCGTAGTAACTGTGGACAATGCTAGCGGCAAACAAGGTAAGGCCACAGGTGTAAATGTAGGACAAACGAATGTTACCGCTACCTTAGGAGGAATTTCCGGAGTAGCAACATTCAAGGTTACGAATGCAGTCTTGACTTCGATAGAGGTTTTCTTAAACCAATCCACAATCGCACTCGGAACTTCTACGCAAGCACAAGCGATAGGAACTTATTCGGACGACACTACATTAAATATTACTGATCAAGTTTCTTGGAATAGTTCTCAAACAACAGTTATCCAAGTAGGTAACCTAGTCGCAGGTCCTTCTAAACTCATGAATTCTCCATCCGGAGGAAGCCAAGGATCTTCCGTAATCTCCGCTACTCTTGGTTCTCAAACCGGATCCGCAACTTTGACTGTAACTGCAGCGACCTTGGTATCCATTCAAATCGATCCGACAAATCCGAGTGTGGCTTTGGGGCTTCCTCAAAACTTCACGGCAACTGGAACTTATACCGACGGATCCACATTAAATCTTACAAATTTAGTTACCTGGACTTCTTCAGACACAAGCAAGGCTACGATTAGTAATGCGAACGGTTCCCAAGGAAAGGCGACAACGGTCAATACAGGAGCTACGAATATTACCGCTGCTTATAGCGGAGTGACTTCTCCGTCTAGCACGTTAACCATCACCTCTCCTACATTGTCTTCCATCACGATTGCTCCGTCTCCAAGCTTGAGTATTGCAAAAGGTAGAACACAAAGTTTTACTGCTACCGGAATTTATACGGATGGAACCACTCAAGACTTAACGATCCAAGCTACTTGGACCAGCACGGATACGAGCAAGGTTACTGTAGGAAATTCAGGAGGAACTAGCGGACTCATTACTGCGGTCAATACGGGAAGTGCACAGATTGTCGCAACTTATAGCGCAATCCAAAGTACACCGACGGATGTAACAGTCACATCTGCCGTTCTGAATTCTATCCAGATCGCTCCTGTGAATTATAGTCTTCCGAAAGGAAATACCGTAAACTATACGGCGAATGGAACCTACTCGGATGGAACCACATTAGATCTAACGTCTCAGGTAACTTGGGCATCGTCTAACACAAGCAGAGCGGTAATTAGTAATGCTTCCGGTAATAACGGCTTACTGACTGCGGTGAATAATGGGACAACCAGTATTTCCGCAACCTTGGGTTCCGTTACCGGTTCTTCTAACCTTACCGTGACTGCGGCACAGCTTGTTTCGATATCTGTGTCACCTACAACTCCTACTATCTATCAGACCCAAACACAAAACTTTACCGCTACCGGAACTTATACGGATGCGAGCACTCAAAACATTACTACATCCGTGGTATGGAGTTCTTCCGATACAAGCAAGGCTACGATCAGTAATTCTTCCGGAACAGAAGGTAGAGCAACAGGTGTCGCAGCAGGAACAAGTACGATCACTGCAACTAGCGGCATACTAAGTGGAAACACTATCCTTACTGTAGAAGCAGTAGATTTAATTCCTCCAACGGTCACAAACGTTGTGTCTCTCACTCCTACTACGATCCAAGTTACTTATTCCGAATCTGTGGCAAGCGGCCCTGCAACAACTGCTGCAAATTATAAGATAGTCTCCACTTCTGCATTGGCAGGAACTTGTTCGGATAATTCTAACTTCACTTCCAGCAGTTCTGCGCTTACTGTATCTTCCGTATCCGGAAATGGAGCCGTATATGTCCTAACCTTAGGATCTTCTCAAACAAGTGGAGCAGGATATACATTAATAGCGAATAAATCAGCCATCGTGGATCTATCTCCGATTCCTAATGCACTGACTTGCCCGAACTATGCGGACTTCTTAGGACAGGAACAACTCAAGGTAACTGCTGCGTCTTGTTCCAACGTAACTTCAGTGATTGTGAGTTTCTCCAAACCGATTAAATCCGGAAATAATACGACCGGCTCCGCTGAATGTAGCACGACTACTGAATGCGGAAAACGTTATTCTTTCATTGGAACAAACAGTTTAGGAACAGTGAACTCTGCTAAGATCCTAGACGGTATCGTTTGTAACGGGGCTCCTGCGAATTCTTCCAAAGTTTGTGTGACCCATAACCTGATACAAACGGGAGCACAATATACAGTCATAACGGCGAATAACGCGGACGGAGACGGATTCGATAATACTTCTTGGGGATCGATCAGAGACTCGGGTTCTACGGAGAATGTTCAGTCTTCTCCTAGAGACAGAGCTTCCTTCATCGGCTGCGGAACTTCTCCTGTTAATTTCTCGGACGGTCCTATCTCTATCGATCCGAACGGTTCTTCTTTCGGTTATCTGATAGACTTTAATAGTAAGATCTATAACGGTCCGAATAATGCGGGAAGTGGAGCTTTACGTTTCGGTTATGATGGAAATACTCCTGAAAACGTTCAGTTCAGTTTCACTAAGGATACTAATGCTCAGAACAGCGATGCCACTAACGTTAGTTCCAACACAGCGACCACAAGAGAGAATTCCATAGCGGTTCCTCCTTACGTGACTTTAGGACATACCTCTTGCACCACGAATAACGCAACTCTTGCAAGCGGTTGTGGTCCGGATAATGAGAATAGCAGAGGTATATTCACTACAGGTATCCTGGGCACAACTCCATACGTATTCATCGGTGGGGCTAGGACAACTCCTGACGGCTCAGGAAATTATCTATTCGATTATCTGTATTATTCTGCGGATACGTCTACGAACTTGAACTATAAATACATAGATATGTCCACGATCACAGGAACAGTAACTGCAGCTGCTTCTGCAATGGTGGTACAAAATAATAGGATCTATCCTGGATTTGCAAAAGCGAGTAACCAAGGAGGACCG
Proteins encoded in this region:
- a CDS encoding beta strand repeat-containing protein, producing MTAASLQAIQVNPTNPTVAKGLMQAFTAIGTYSDNSTQDITHSVAWSSSDTNIATISNASGTNGQATTVTTGSTNISATLSSVVSPDSTLTVTNATLDSITITPGNPSVPKGTSLGLTATGIYTDGTSSNITTQVTWSSSNPSIATVDNTVGQEGKASGVNTGTTNVSALLSGKTATVSFKVTSATLTSIQVIPSNTSIPKGTFTYVEAKGVYSDGTSQNISDQVIWNSSDTSIVQIGTLNSDPRMKVFSQNSGNIGTSTITASINGTNGTSSVEVTNATLLSIQVNPTNPSVALGVGQNFTAVGTYTDDTTKDLTDQVTWDSSDTSVATISNSSGTRGNATSLSLGNTNITATLGVTTSPASVLTVTNATLQSITITPGNPSTPKGRSINLIATGIFTDGSSSDITTQVTWASDSNSIVSIDNWLGTEGRATGVNTGNTNVSATLGSVTGTSPFRVTSAILSSIQVTSDENPLHQGTSTFVLATGVYSDGSTLNISDQVTWNTSDSSVIQLGTVNSIPKKNIMATGGSLGTSTVSATLGAVTGSSDITVIAAALVSIQVTPTNPSVASGLTQSFMATGTYTDGTTQDLTNQVVWSSANTSVATISNSAGSRGLASTFSTGTSNITATYSGGPSASTTLTVTAAILETITITPSLPSVPRGRSLDLVATGTYSDGSWMDLTTQVTWGSNNTSVVTVDNASGKQGKATGVNVGQTNVTATLGGISGVATFKVTNAVLTSIEVFLNQSTIALGTSTQAQAIGTYSDDTTLNITDQVSWNSSQTTVIQVGNLVAGPSKLMNSPSGGSQGSSVISATLGSQTGSATLTVTAATLVSIQIDPTNPSVALGLPQNFTATGTYTDGSTLNLTNLVTWTSSDTSKATISNANGSQGKATTVNTGATNITAAYSGVTSPSSTLTITSPTLSSITIAPSPSLSIAKGRTQSFTATGIYTDGTTQDLTIQATWTSTDTSKVTVGNSGGTSGLITAVNTGSAQIVATYSAIQSTPTDVTVTSAVLNSIQIAPVNYSLPKGNTVNYTANGTYSDGTTLDLTSQVTWASSNTSRAVISNASGNNGLLTAVNNGTTSISATLGSVTGSSNLTVTAAQLVSISVSPTTPTIYQTQTQNFTATGTYTDASTQNITTSVVWSSSDTSKATISNSSGTEGRATGVAAGTSTITATSGILSGNTILTVEAVDLIPPTVTNVVSLTPTTIQVTYSESVASGPATTAANYKIVSTSALAGTCSDNSNFTSSSSALTVSSVSGNGAVYVLTLGSSQTSGAGYTLIANKSAIVDLSPIPNALTCPNYADFLGQEQLKVTAASCSNVTSVIVSFSKPIKSGNNTTGSAECSTTTECGKRYSFIGTNSLGTVNSAKILDGIVCNGAPANSSKVCVTHNLIQTGAQYTVITANNADGDGFDNTSWGSIRDSGSTENVQSSPRDRASFIGCGTSPVNFSDGPISIDPNGSSFGYLIDFNSKIYNGPNNAGSGALRFGYDGNTPENVQFSFTKDTNAQNSDATNVSSNTATTRENSIAVPPYVTLGHTSCTTNNATLASGCGPDNENSRGIFTTGILGTTPYVFIGGARTTPDGSGNYLFDYLYYSADTSTNLNYKYIDMSTITGTVTAAASAMVVQNNRIYPGFAKASNQGGPIVGGLLGGLNAPDLGFITFNSSDSGTTGNCTPGSNCDAYDGSNGRRFLINHMPYFGGPTAGGLVNNNSSPNWAYYIGVDSLFVFNNRIYAANGGLHAVDHNGTIIRTNTLNPTTACSAPNTCTDWVEVGPRANQKWHNSPTNNYFSLELSKLYDLTPGDKAFSQFAEFNGKLYVTRTICVQNTQATAIRTAAGTVTGCTNGSDTNRKAQLWKCDPTLTGGSGDCDSGDWSVVGDDNSGITNFGDATNRTMSMIVKNGSYLYLGFDHPSGIRIYRTNTADPGSASNVWTQVSGAGLTDSTNVQQIFSAISVPSGSINYLYVSVGKNNVPVRVYRQQN